One window from the genome of Pungitius pungitius chromosome 14, fPunPun2.1, whole genome shotgun sequence encodes:
- the LOC119227309 gene encoding cytochrome c oxidase subunit 7A2, mitochondrial-like isoform X2 — protein MYRQLLGLRQLSRRSVTSSANRQMENSVKEKQKLFQEQNGLPVHLKGGTGDALLYRATMALTVFGASYVVFELFSAAMPKKPH, from the exons ATGTACAGACAACTCTTG GGGCTCCGGCAGCTTTCCAGGCGCAGCGTTACCAGCAGTGCCAACAGGCAGATGGAGAACTCcgtgaaggaaaaacaaaaactatttcAG GAGCAGAACGGTCTACCCGTCCATCTTAAAGGCGGCACGGGGGACGCTCTGCTCTACAGAGCCACCATGGCGCTCACTGTGTTCG GGGCTTCGTATGTGGTGTTTGAGCTCTTCAGCGCAGCAATGCCCAAGAAGCCACACTGA
- the LOC119227309 gene encoding cytochrome c oxidase subunit 7A2, mitochondrial-like isoform X1, with the protein MKCLYQQGLRQLSRRSVTSSANRQMENSVKEKQKLFQEQNGLPVHLKGGTGDALLYRATMALTVFGASYVVFELFSAAMPKKPH; encoded by the exons ATGAAGTGTTTGTACCAACAGGGGCTCCGGCAGCTTTCCAGGCGCAGCGTTACCAGCAGTGCCAACAGGCAGATGGAGAACTCcgtgaaggaaaaacaaaaactatttcAG GAGCAGAACGGTCTACCCGTCCATCTTAAAGGCGGCACGGGGGACGCTCTGCTCTACAGAGCCACCATGGCGCTCACTGTGTTCG GGGCTTCGTATGTGGTGTTTGAGCTCTTCAGCGCAGCAATGCCCAAGAAGCCACACTGA
- the LOC119227306 gene encoding cell cycle control protein 50A-like, with protein sequence MMASGYNAKEEDGHHPGASNNGGAGVVKSKKPDNTAFKQQRLPAWQPILTAGTVLPAFFVIGLIFIPIGIGLYVTSNNIKEYEIDYTGADPDDTCYNCSQNFSWNSTTPCVCSVPFTLEQPFESNVFMYYGLSNFYQNHRRYVKSRDDSQLNGDLSALKNPSKECEPYRTSGAVPIAPCGAIANSLFNDTLELFSIDSDGNKSAVPLVKKGIAWWTDKHVKFRNPGGNDNLTIAFKDTSKPVNWRKPVFELDTDSENNGFINEDFIVWMRTAALPTFRKLYRIIQKKPSGTPTLASGRYVLDITYNYPVRSFDGRKRMILSTISWMGGKNPFLGIAYITVGSICFFLGVVLLIIHHKYDTRNNSADIPG encoded by the exons ATGATGGCGTCGGGCTACAACGCGAAAGAGGAGGACGGCCACCACCCGGGCGCGTCGAATAACGGCGGCGCCGGGGTTGTGAAAAGCAAAAAGCCGGACAACACCGCCTTCAAACAGCAGAGACTACCGGCCTGGCAGCCCATCCTGACGGCGGGCACCGTGCTGCCCGCTTTCTTCGTCATTGGTCTCATCTTCATCCCCATCGGCATCGGCCTCTACGTCACTTCCAACAACATCAAAGAGTACGAG ATTGATTACACTGGTGCCGACCCTGACGATACCTGCTACAACTGTTCCCAGAACTTCAGCTGGAACAGCACAACACCTTGTGTGTGCTCCGTGCCGTTCACCTTGGAGCAGCCATTTGAG agcaACGTCTTCATGTACTACGGCTTGTCCAACTTCTACCAGAACCACAGACGTTATGTGAAGTCCAGGGACGATAGCCAGCTGAATGGCGACCTCTCTGCTTTAAAG AACCCGAGCAAGGAATGCGAACCGTACCGCACTAGTGGAGCAGTGCCCATTGCTCCATGCGGAGCCATAGCTAACAGCCTTTTTAACG ACACTCTGGAGCTGTTTTCCATTGATTCGGATGGCAACAAAAGTGCAGTTCCTTTGGTCAAGAAGGGGATTGCATGGTGGACGGACAAGCATGTCAAGTTCAGGAACCCTGGTGGAAACGACAACCTTACTATAGCTTTCAAAG ACACATCCAAACCGGTGAACTGGAGGAAGCCGGTGTTTGAGTTGGACACAGATTCCGAGAACAACGGCTTCATCAACGAGGACTTTATCGTTTGGATGCGCACAGCTGCGTTGCCCACGTTTCGCAAGCTCTATCGCATCATCCAGAAGAAGCCCAGCGGCACCCCCACCCTAGCAAGTGGCCGATACGTCTTGGACATCACTTACA ATTACCCCGTGCGCAGCTTTGATGGTCGCAAGCGAATGATCCTGAGCACCATCTCCTGGATGGGAGGCAAGAACCCTTTCCTTGGCATCGCCTACATCACCGTGGGCTCCATCTGCTTCTTCCTGGGTGTGGTTCTGCTCATCATCCACCATAAATATGACACCCGCAACAACAGTGCAGATATCCCAGGCTAA